The following DNA comes from Acidobacteriota bacterium.
CGACCAGCCGTCGGCGCCGGTGAAATCGATACCGACCAGCGTGCGCTCGACCGTCCACGACCCGGCCAGTAGTGAGATCATGACGTCCACTCGTTGCCAGGTGCCGTTCACGGCGATCTCAGGATAGTCCGTGTCGTCACGCCAGCTCAGGTGCTGGATCGTCCCCGTCAGCGGGTTGGCAACCGAGACTACGTGGGTGCTGTCCGGTTCGGTCGGCCCGCGAAAACCGTCGACCGTAAGGTAAAGCGCCGGTTGGCCGGACAGCCCGAGGATGACGATGCGTTCTTCCTCCTCCTCCCAGGTTCGCAGCGAGTGGTAATCCGGGCTTCGGAGGAAATCCAGTTCAAGGTTGTCGCCGTGAGAGGCAGAATATGCCGCCAGTCCCGTGTAAAGGTCCTCGTCATACGTTCCCGTGTTCGCCCGGGTGCTGAAAAGGACAGCCAACTGTTCGGCGACCATCTCCATCGTCTCGGAACCACTCACCAGGCTGGTCACGCCGCGGTCGGCCCAGGCCTGCAGCGCCACCGTGGCCGCGACGGGACCGCTGTAATACGTGCCGTACTCGCCGTTGACGGCCAGGTTGCCGTCCAGAGGATTGCCGTTGGCATCGCCGACGATCAACTGGCTCATGGGCGTAAGCCCGGCCGAGTATTCCGTCCGGCCTTCGGAACGGTACATCTCGACGGTGGACAGGTTGTCGTCGGCGCAGGTCATGATGACGCTCAGCGGCGGGCAGATGTCCTCGCCGTTGTCCGGTGTGGTGATTACGGGGATAGGCGGTGTCGGTTCCAGGTAGACGGTGGTTAGCACCGACGAGCTCCGCCCGAGCGTATCATAGATGGTGGTACGCAGCGTGTACGTTCCTTCGGTCAGCGACGAGAAATCCCACTTGTAGCTGAATCCGGAGCCGCTTGCCTGGTCGGACAGGCCGTCGCGAAGCGGCCGGTAACCGTCGTAGTCCCGGGTGATTTCCACGAACGACCCCCCGGTGGAGTATTCGAACGAGGCGTAGTCAACGGCATCGGAACCTGACGTATCGAAACACCACAGGTCGACGTCGGCGTACAGCACGTCTCCCGCCCGGGGTGAAAGCACCGCAGTCTGTGGAGCGGTGGCCGTGCCGCCCGTGCCGCCGGGTATCCCGGACGCTTCCAGCACCAGGCGGCCGGGGAAGTTGTAATAAGCATTGTCGACGAGGTCGATCCAGCCTATCGACTCATCCCAGATGTTAAAGGTGGTGCACTCGATGGGCAGGGAATCGGTTACCACGGCCGCGTTTACGGCCGGGTCGATGGGATTGGCGATGTAGAAGCCGGCGAAAAACGGGCCGTCAACGATAATCGGCGTATCCAGCGGAATCCAGATGTCGAAGTAACCTCCTCCGGCCGGGACCTCCAGCATGTAATCGGCTGATATGGCCAGCAGCACCCCGGGGATCGGACAACCGGGAACGGTGGTGTAGTCGACGTCCTCGATGTCGACCGAAACCCGCAGGGGAGTGGCGGCGTCGAACATCATTGACATGTTCACCGCGGTGACCATGAAGGGGTACGGGTCGGTGCAGCCGGAGGCAGGGTCAAGGAGCGACTTGTACAGTTCCTGTCCGGTCACCCAGGCGTCGATGCGCCAGACGATGTCGCTGTGTCCGACCAGAATGCACGTGTCGGCGGCGGCAAGCGTCGGCGCCTCCAGCAGTTCTCCCGGTGCGGCATCGCCGATTCTCTCCAGCCGGGCCGTTCGTTTCCCCTCGGCCATCGGGGACGATACCGAAACGATCAGGGCAAGCCCGAGGGCAGCGGGCAGTCGAAGTACAGTCAATGGCGCTCCTCCGGTTGCGAATCAGGCTCTTACTCTTGATTATCGAGCGATTTCAGGTATACTTGACAGCAAAGCCGAGCAATCTGAGGTTCAGAAGGCAAGAGCAGCAGTGGGACAGCAGTTCAACAGAGCGACCGAAGACGGCCCGCCGAGAGGGCGTAAGCCGGATTGGCTGAAGGTGCGCGCGATCGGAGGACCGCGGTTCGGTCAGGTCAGCGCCCTGTTGAAGGAGTATGGCCTGAACACCGTCTGCCAGGCGGCCAACTGCCCGAACCGTGGCGAATGTTTCGGTCGCGGCACGGCCACGTTCCTGATTCTCGGTCCGATCTGCACCCGCAACTGCCGATTCTGTGATGTCCCCGGCGGCACGCCGGTTAAGCCGGATGCAACCGAACCGGCCCGGGTGGCCCTGGCGGCCCGGCGCCTCGGCCTGCGCCACGTCGTCGTGACCTCGGTGACCCGGGACGATCTTCCGGACGGCGGGGCAGGACAGTTTGCCGGGTGCATCGAGGAACTTCGGCGGCGGCTGCCGCAATGCACGGTAGAGGTTCTCACCCCGGACTTCAAAGGAGTACCCCGGGGGCTGGACATCGTTATGAGCGCGCGTCCGGATGTTTTCAACCACAACGTTGAGACCGTCGAGCGTTTGTATCCTGAAGTCAGGCCGGCGGCGGATTACCGTCGCTCGTTGCAACTGCTGCAGCGGGCCAGGCGCGAGTTCGGGGCGGTAACAAAATCAGGACTGATGGTGGGCCTTGGGGAAACACGCGATGAGTTGACCAGTGCCTTCGTCGACCTGGCCGAACACTCAGTCACCATTCTGACCATCGGACAATACCTGTCTCCATCTTCGGACCACCTCCCGGTCGTCCGGTACGTTCCTCCCGAGGAGTTCGAGCTTCTGGGTCGCCTGGCCCGGGACGCCGGGATACCGAACGTCCAGTCGGGACCACTCGTCCGTTCGTCTTACCGGGCGGACCGGTTCTCTCCTGATTCATAGTCGTTCTCCGAGCGCAAAATTTCAACAGATCATTGGACGGCCGTGCTCATTTCCTCGCTTCTTCCGATAGTAAACCAGACACGTCGATGCAGAGAGGACAACCATGGTCGGACCCGAGAAATCGCGAATTGTCGTCGTCGATGACGAGCAGTACATCTGCAACATCATTGTCGAGTTGCTGTCCAACGGTGAGGATGAGATCGTTTCCTTCTGCGACCCGCACCGGGCGCTGGAGCATATCAGGTCTCATCCGGTCGATCTTGTGCTGACGGACCTGGTGATGGGGAGGTCTTCCGGTGTCGAGGTGCTGGAGACCACGCTCAAATACCACGACGACGCGA
Coding sequences within:
- the lipA gene encoding lipoyl synthase — protein: MGQQFNRATEDGPPRGRKPDWLKVRAIGGPRFGQVSALLKEYGLNTVCQAANCPNRGECFGRGTATFLILGPICTRNCRFCDVPGGTPVKPDATEPARVALAARRLGLRHVVVTSVTRDDLPDGGAGQFAGCIEELRRRLPQCTVEVLTPDFKGVPRGLDIVMSARPDVFNHNVETVERLYPEVRPAADYRRSLQLLQRARREFGAVTKSGLMVGLGETRDELTSAFVDLAEHSVTILTIGQYLSPSSDHLPVVRYVPPEEFELLGRLARDAGIPNVQSGPLVRSSYRADRFSPDS